The following DNA comes from candidate division KSB1 bacterium.
ACCACCAGTGAAATGCAGTTGCGCTTCACCCGCATTTCCGGAGCTTTGCCCTCCCGCATCGATGCCTTTCAAAGTCCGGATGTTCAAAATAATGAATTGGTGCGCGCTTCGTTGGAACAGTTGATGGTCGGTCGGGTTTTGCCGCCGGTCACGGAGTTACGCTGGATCTGGGATGCCATGCGGCCCGGCTACCAGGCCATCTTTCGCGGCCGTGAGACTCCCGCCAAAGCGGCTGAGAACATGCAGAAATTAGCCGAAAAACTTATCCGCGAAAATCGAGGGTAATCATGGCGAGCGGTGTCGGAGAAATCAAAGTCAATCGATTGGCGTATCTCTACACCCTGCCTGCATTAACAGTTCTGGCGCTGGTCGTCCTCTACCCGTTTGTCTACAACGTCGTCATTTCCTTTTCCAACATGAATCTCGCGCACTTTCGCGATTGGCGGCTCATTGGTTTTCAGAACTATCTTACCGTGCTCAAGGACCGCTCATTTTGGTACTTTTTCCTAAAGACGGTTCTGTGGACGGCCTTGAATCTGATCTTTCATGTCTCTATCGGCGTCTTTTTGGCTTTGCTGCTGAATAAGGATTTGAAAGGCAAGTCGTTTTACCGAACCATTCTGATTCTGCCTTGGGCCATGCCGCAGTATATCACCGCCTTGACCTGGCGCGGCATGTTCAATTCGGAATACGGCGCCATACCTCTGCTTTTTGAGCGCTGGTTCGGCATTTCCATTCCTTGGATGACCACCGAATGGGGCGCCTTTACCGCCTGCCTGATCACCAACATCTGGCTGGGATTCCCCTTTATGATGATCATTGCGCTAGGCGGACTACAGAGCATTCCGGATGAGCTGTATGAAGCGGCAGAGATCGACGGGGCCTCGCCGTGGCTCAAGTTCCGCCACATCACCATGCCCCTGCTGAAGCCGGTGATGGCGCCTGCCGTCACTTTAGGCGTTATTTGGACGTTCAATAATTTTAACGTCGTTTGGTTGGTGAGCAACGGCGGCGAACCGTCCGATACCACCCACATCCTGGTTTCTTGGGTATACAAAACCGGATTTACCTATTTCCGGTTCGGCTATGCGGCCGCCTTTTCGATGATCATCTTTGCCATTCTGTTGATCTTTAGCTGGAATTTCATCAAGCGGACACGCGCTGTCGAAGCTGTCTATTGAGCGAGGCGTTATGAGAAAACCGCGAGAACTATCAACAAGCGGAAAGATTGCAGCTTATATTATTCTCTCCCTGTTTGCCCTTTTCTCCCTCTATCCGGTTTTGAACGTCTTTTCCGTTTCCTTGCGCCCCGGCGATCGTCTGCTCAGCAAATCCTTGGCAATCATTCCCGAAAACGCCACGCTGCAGACCTATCAACAGCTCTTTACCCGCGAGCCGTTTTTGCGGTGGATGTTCAACAGCATCCTCGTATCGGCCATAGTGACGGTAGTCAGTGTCGCCTTGGCGTCGACGGCCGGGTATGCGTTTTCCCGCTATCGCTTCAAGGGACGAAGCGCCGCCATGGTCGGACTCATCACAACCCAGATGTTTCCGGTGACCATGCTGCTGTTGCCGCTTTTTATCATGCTGATCAAAATCAAAGCCTACGACAACTATTCGGGACTGATCATTGCCTATGCGGCGACAGCTTTGCCTTTCGCCATCTGGCAGATGAAGGGCTACTACGACACGATCCCTTACAGCCTCGAAGAAGCCGCCCGTATCGACGGCTGCTCCGAAGTCGGCATTTTTTGGCGAATCGTTCTACCTCTGGCGGCTCCGGCTTTGGTGATCACGGCTCTCTTTTCGTTCATGACCGCCTGGTCGGAATATTTGGTGGCGGCCGTCCTCATTCAGGATCAACGTCTCTTTACTCTGCCGCTCGGCCTCAAAACCTTTCAGTCCACCATGGAAGTCTCCTGGGGACTCTATTCGGCCGGCGCCGTGATCGTCAGCCTGCCGGTTGTTGTTCTTTTCCTCTTTCTCAGTCGCTGGTTGATCTCCGGCTTGACTCTCGGCAGCGTGAAAGGATAGGAGGATCGACGATGGATGCGATGCCTTCGGCGGCTCATGAAGAAGCATTGGGTCGACAGCTGACAAGCTGGATCTACCGCGCGGAACGTTCGCGCACCTTTTTGGCCTATCTCATCGGCCTGTTGGGCGCCGCCATCGTTTTTTTTCTTCTCTACGGCAGGCACTTTATACCGACGGCCGGAAAAATTTCTGAAATTCTGATCTATCTCGTCTTGTTCGGCATCGGCCCGTTGTTGAACCTCCTCAAAGCGGTCGGCAAAGACCGTCAGTACGACCTTTATGAAAACGGCTTTGTCATTTCGATTCTGGACAAGAATAAAGTCGAATCTTCCACGATCGGATATTGGCGCGACTATCGGACCTGCTATTATCGTCCGCACGAAGTGATTCTTCTCGGCGAAAGCCGCTTTGTTCGGAAAAAGCTTTTGGTGCCGGCCAATGCCGTTGCAATTTATTCGATTTGCCGCGAACAGATCAATGCGGCACAAATGAATCGGCTGAAAGAGCAGCGGCCCATCGAGGCGCCGAATTCGGAGGAACAGCGCCGCCTCAGGTCTTTCGAAAAGCGTCGGCTTGGTGATTCTTACGGCTCTCGTCCCAAACCCATCGAATAACGCCTTATGCCCGAACTTCCGGAAGTCGAAACCATTCGTCGGGGCCTCGAATTACACCTCGCCGGCCGCCGGTTGACGGCAGTTCAAGTTTTAACCCCTAAATTGCGGCGACCGGTACCGAAGGGTTTCCTTCAGGCTTTGGTCGGCCTCCTCCTTGTCCGGGTTCGGCGCCGTTCCAAATATCTCCTTTTGGAAATGGAGCAGGAATGGTCCCTCGTAATCCATTTGGGCATGAGCGGCCGACTGCTGTTGGAAACCGACGCTGATGCGGCGACAAAACATACGCACCTAATTTTAGAGTTTGAGGGATTGAGCCTGGTTTTTCGCGATCCGCGTCGATTCGGTTTCGTAGAGGTGGTGAAACAGCGTGAAATCGCCGAGATGGAGCCTTTCGC
Coding sequences within:
- a CDS encoding sugar ABC transporter permease — its product is MASGVGEIKVNRLAYLYTLPALTVLALVVLYPFVYNVVISFSNMNLAHFRDWRLIGFQNYLTVLKDRSFWYFFLKTVLWTALNLIFHVSIGVFLALLLNKDLKGKSFYRTILILPWAMPQYITALTWRGMFNSEYGAIPLLFERWFGISIPWMTTEWGAFTACLITNIWLGFPFMMIIALGGLQSIPDELYEAAEIDGASPWLKFRHITMPLLKPVMAPAVTLGVIWTFNNFNVVWLVSNGGEPSDTTHILVSWVYKTGFTYFRFGYAAAFSMIIFAILLIFSWNFIKRTRAVEAVY
- a CDS encoding carbohydrate ABC transporter permease, whose amino-acid sequence is MRKPRELSTSGKIAAYIILSLFALFSLYPVLNVFSVSLRPGDRLLSKSLAIIPENATLQTYQQLFTREPFLRWMFNSILVSAIVTVVSVALASTAGYAFSRYRFKGRSAAMVGLITTQMFPVTMLLLPLFIMLIKIKAYDNYSGLIIAYAATALPFAIWQMKGYYDTIPYSLEEAARIDGCSEVGIFWRIVLPLAAPALVITALFSFMTAWSEYLVAAVLIQDQRLFTLPLGLKTFQSTMEVSWGLYSAGAVIVSLPVVVLFLFLSRWLISGLTLGSVKG